In the Limanda limanda chromosome 1, fLimLim1.1, whole genome shotgun sequence genome, one interval contains:
- the macir gene encoding macrophage immunometabolism regulator: MSVKMEMDLSGVSRTRVSICPAAEVTATLKPEAERPRCASTPCSPIRGTVAGYQILHMDSNYLVGFTTGEELLKLAHKWSEGAPEKGSVSEAVTSPTKSSALKAGDPGVHRSARLFKGKSRYYQPYDIPAANGRRRRRMPSSSDTFLRPLAHGEPGRNLHAPLPVCLLQGGGAQSKSLDYLNLDRISLKESSDTEVLQVQLQHLTLRGGGVFTRNQT, from the coding sequence ATGTCTGTGAAGATGGAGATGGATCTCAGTGGCGTGTCCAGGACTCGTGTCTCCATCTGTCCAGCAGCTGAGGTCACGGCCACGCTGAAGCCCGAGGCCGAGCGCCCTCGCTGCGCCAGCACGCCATGTTCCCCCATCAGAGGGACGGTGGCCGGGTACCAGATCCTGCACATGGACTCCAACTACCTGGTGGGCTTCACCACGGGCGAGGAGCTGCTGAAGCTCGCCCACAAGTGGTCGGAAGGCGCTCCAGAGAAGGGCTCTGTGTCGGAGGCGGTGACCAGCCCCACCAAGAGCTCCGCCCTCAAGGCCGGGGACCCGGGCGTCCACCGGTCAGCACGACTCTTCAAGGGGAAGAGCCGCTACTACCAACCCTACGACATCCCGGCCGCCAACGGGCGCCGGCGCAGGCGCATGCCGAGCTCCAGCGACACCTTCCTGCGGCCCCTGGCTCACGGGGAACCCGGCAGGAACCTGCacgctccacttcctgtgtgtctgctgcagggCGGGGGTGCGCAGTCCAAGTCCCTGGACTACCTGAACCTGGACAGGATCAGCCTGAAGGAGTCCTCGGACACGGAGGTGCTgcaggtgcagctgcagcacctcaccctgcggggggggggcgtgttCACCCGGAACCAGACATGA